In Blautia sp. SC05B48, a single genomic region encodes these proteins:
- a CDS encoding type IA DNA topoisomerase, which translates to MAKFLVIAEKPSVAQSLAKNLSAYQREDGYLEGNSCIVSWCLGHLVEYAPPEFYDEKYAKWQFEDLPIIPEVWKVQVSEDKKKQFEVLCSLMNREDVAYLVNGCDAGREGELIFKRVYDLADCRKPVKRLWISSMEDEAIQKGFQSLNDGREYAGLCNAAVCRAQADWLIGMNATRAYTTRYFKRLVVGRVQTPTLAMLTERKEKIEHFKKEAYYKVSLSDGKLTVTSESIPSEMDAEELRKLCDGTEALVTRVKREQKKTFPPKLYDLTSLQREANRFFGYTAQKTLDMLQELYEEKMVTYPRTDSQYVTEDMKETVKMLAEGMADFLPFLEFGQIMGNINRVVNNAKVSDHHAILPTKEAMEKGMGGLSSGKKNLLMLIGQQLVQATGEEYLYEQTEISVQCKEHEFTAKGKLPVQMGFKEVEEAFRKYCVKDKKSDEPDNKTELPEGYEEGMTLASVKAEKSTHYTSPPKMFTEDTLLAAMETAGNKEFDSETEKKGLGTPATRANIIEKLVASGYAERKGKQILPTVAGCELIHVMPENLKSASLTAEWENQLLMMEKGKIQEDEFMNGIVSLINEILSLCRAIPEEERNRFQTAREVIGKCPVCGSDVYEGKTNYYCSDRSCQFALWKSNRFLESMKKSMDKKMAVELLKKGRTHVKGLYSKKKDSKFDADLVLGLEDGKARFSLEFPKKKK; encoded by the coding sequence ATGGCGAAATTTTTAGTGATTGCAGAGAAACCGAGCGTGGCACAGAGCCTTGCAAAAAATTTATCTGCTTATCAGAGAGAGGACGGGTATCTGGAGGGGAACAGTTGCATTGTCAGTTGGTGTCTGGGACACCTGGTAGAATATGCACCACCGGAATTTTATGACGAAAAATATGCAAAATGGCAGTTTGAGGATTTGCCGATCATCCCGGAAGTATGGAAAGTACAGGTATCAGAAGATAAAAAGAAGCAGTTTGAAGTGTTGTGCAGCTTAATGAACCGGGAAGATGTAGCGTATCTGGTCAATGGCTGTGATGCTGGAAGAGAAGGAGAACTGATTTTTAAAAGAGTTTATGATCTGGCAGACTGTCGAAAACCAGTGAAACGTCTGTGGATCAGCTCAATGGAAGATGAAGCGATTCAGAAAGGCTTTCAGTCCTTAAATGATGGGAGAGAATATGCAGGGCTTTGTAATGCTGCAGTATGCAGGGCACAGGCGGACTGGCTGATTGGAATGAACGCAACGAGAGCTTACACAACCAGATATTTCAAACGTCTGGTAGTTGGCAGAGTGCAGACACCAACGCTTGCCATGCTGACGGAAAGAAAAGAGAAAATTGAGCATTTCAAGAAAGAAGCCTATTATAAGGTTTCCCTGTCAGATGGGAAACTTACGGTAACATCAGAGAGTATCCCGTCAGAAATGGATGCGGAAGAATTAAGAAAACTTTGTGATGGGACAGAAGCACTGGTTACAAGGGTAAAAAGAGAACAGAAAAAGACTTTCCCGCCAAAACTTTATGATCTGACCAGTCTGCAGAGGGAAGCAAATCGTTTTTTCGGATACACTGCCCAGAAGACACTGGATATGCTGCAGGAGCTGTACGAAGAAAAGATGGTTACCTATCCGAGAACAGACAGTCAGTATGTAACCGAAGATATGAAAGAAACGGTAAAAATGCTTGCCGAAGGCATGGCAGATTTTCTTCCGTTTCTGGAATTTGGACAGATTATGGGAAACATAAATCGTGTGGTTAATAATGCAAAGGTATCTGATCATCATGCAATACTGCCGACAAAAGAAGCAATGGAAAAAGGCATGGGAGGACTTTCCAGTGGAAAGAAAAATCTGCTGATGCTGATCGGACAGCAGCTTGTTCAGGCAACAGGGGAAGAGTACCTTTATGAGCAGACAGAAATTTCCGTACAGTGCAAAGAACATGAATTTACTGCAAAAGGAAAGCTGCCTGTGCAGATGGGCTTCAAAGAAGTGGAAGAAGCCTTTCGGAAATACTGTGTAAAGGATAAGAAATCTGATGAACCGGATAATAAGACAGAACTTCCAGAAGGATATGAGGAAGGAATGACTCTTGCGTCTGTGAAAGCAGAGAAGAGTACACATTACACTTCTCCGCCGAAGATGTTTACCGAAGATACCCTGCTTGCTGCAATGGAAACAGCAGGGAATAAGGAATTTGATTCTGAAACAGAGAAAAAAGGACTTGGGACACCGGCAACCAGAGCTAATATTATAGAGAAGCTGGTAGCTTCGGGGTACGCAGAACGTAAAGGAAAACAGATTCTTCCTACAGTGGCAGGATGTGAGTTGATTCATGTAATGCCGGAGAATCTGAAATCTGCAAGTCTGACAGCAGAATGGGAGAATCAGCTTCTGATGATGGAAAAGGGAAAAATCCAGGAAGATGAATTTATGAATGGGATTGTATCCCTGATTAATGAGATTCTTTCTTTGTGCAGGGCGATCCCGGAAGAAGAACGGAATCGTTTTCAGACTGCAAGGGAAGTAATTGGAAAATGCCCAGTGTGTGGTTCTGACGTATACGAGGGAAAGACCAATTATTACTGCTCTGACAGAAGCTGTCAGTTTGCTCTGTGGAAGTCGAACCGCTTTCTGGAAAGTATGAAAAAGTCGATGGATAAAAAGATGGCGGTGGAGCTTCTGAAAAAGGGGCGTACCCATGTGAAAGGATTGTACTCCAAGAAAAAAGACAGCAAATTTGATGCCGATCTGGTACTAGGGCTGGAAGATGGAAAAGCCAGATTCAGTCTTGAGTTTCCTAAAAAGAAGAAATAA
- a CDS encoding CD1107 family mobile element protein gives MKNKVMKKVLMIMLSATMLIGSASVTAFAQANENAEQTETAEQVIEEQPAEQPATEGTPFSTPGNGQLVDDKENDSSKQFLTVQTKNGNTFYMVIDRSGTSENVYMMSLVDEQDLAEFLDENEETEKKEESAVVLPEITTTPEPETTVQPETEVKPESSGNKMFGSAVLGGGIVLVFGGLAAFALSKFRKKKEDGIVEEGLEFADDSYINEDEENAEDQQK, from the coding sequence ATGAAGAATAAAGTAATGAAAAAAGTTTTAATGATTATGCTGTCGGCAACGATGCTGATTGGTTCTGCCAGCGTGACCGCATTTGCACAGGCAAATGAAAACGCAGAGCAGACTGAAACTGCGGAACAGGTGATAGAAGAACAGCCGGCGGAGCAGCCTGCCACAGAGGGAACACCATTTTCCACGCCGGGAAACGGACAGCTTGTGGATGATAAGGAGAATGACAGCTCCAAGCAGTTTCTGACTGTCCAGACAAAGAATGGAAATACCTTTTATATGGTTATTGATCGTTCCGGTACTTCCGAAAATGTGTATATGATGTCACTGGTAGATGAACAGGATCTGGCAGAGTTCTTAGATGAAAATGAGGAAACCGAGAAAAAAGAGGAATCTGCAGTTGTTCTTCCGGAAATAACCACAACACCAGAACCGGAAACTACCGTACAGCCAGAAACAGAAGTAAAACCGGAATCCAGTGGTAATAAAATGTTTGGTTCTGCAGTTCTGGGTGGAGGCATTGTACTTGTATTCGGTGGTTTAGCTGCTTTTGCTTTAAGTAAATTCCGAAAGAAAAAAGAGGACGGAATTGTAGAGGAAGGTCTGGAATTTGCTGATGACAGTTACATCAATGAAGATGAAGAAAATGCAGAAGATCAGCAGAAATAA
- a CDS encoding DUF4315 family protein: protein MRLKKVLDDIQKTENKILELQEHVRQLRIQKKQMEDAEIIKAIRSMKMDSRKMLTFLDGIQNGTVTMQFDEEGNLSMDNSETGIKKEENMDSEMSTGLIEEREDLEDEE from the coding sequence ATGCGATTAAAAAAGGTTCTGGATGATATTCAGAAAACTGAAAACAAGATTCTGGAACTGCAGGAGCATGTAAGGCAACTGAGAATCCAGAAAAAGCAGATGGAAGATGCAGAAATCATTAAGGCAATCCGTTCCATGAAAATGGATAGCCGAAAGATGCTGACTTTTCTGGATGGAATTCAGAACGGAACAGTTACCATGCAGTTTGATGAAGAGGGCAATCTTTCTATGGATAATTCTGAAACGGGTATAAAGAAAGAAGAAAATATGGATAGCGAAATGTCAACCGGACTGATAGAAGAAAGAGAGGATTTGGAAGATGAAGAATAA
- a CDS encoding CD1108 family mobile element protein: MQEHEYKARDKTVQKMSRDGLREKNLRSKKEKRITGRETDEKKTAGHREQELDFGKVRKTHTAEETVEGVKEGKHRLQSRHAFLEQEEIAEAEEMENSEMSDDKAGGEKSPPVSRSRLRKDSIRGHPERKFERDSEITEPDRQNRKKKMVTAYAAKEQKLYHEKAEVDEKSMEDFREEIKSKTKREQIRKEQKKSKSRLSFEDESKGVIPGSGMAKRGASAVSETVSDYSQKKVREDTDDNAALDAADQMELAGESLARKSIYVRERLKENRQRNNRLKESVLEETEKFRLQFGTSASNEAKKAVQKEAEQKKQTALKKLLQKKRYQKQYQAAKQGKAVKDAVLVNAQRFTEKAKAAVKEIVAQNRNILLSIGVLVLLFALMVTSLSSCAALFQGSSNAIISTSYSSEDEDIYAAENAYVALENALNEQINQMKANHSDYDEFQFQIDEIGHNPYQLISYLTVKYGGFTYAEVADEIQKIFKEQYGLYTDSTRETVTEKKTVRVGESLGQVVTSGYCNCPICCGQWSGGPTASGAYPQANHTIAVDASNPFVPMGTHVIMNGVEYVVEDTGNFAQYGVQFDVFYGDHASASAHGHQTWEAYIADSNGSQEVEVTTTREVNRLDVTLTNHNLDAVLRNRMTDKEQEQYDAYNKYYGNRDYLFDLNTIPTGGAGFGYDIPAEALSDPQFAKMIREAEKYLGYPYVWGGASPSTSFDCSGFVCWVINNCGNGWNVGRTTADGLRSYCSYVSPSDAKPGDLIFFQGTYDTPGASHVGIYVGNNMMIHCGNPIQYTSIASSYWQQHFMAFGRIH; this comes from the coding sequence ATGCAGGAGCATGAATATAAAGCAAGGGACAAGACTGTCCAGAAGATGAGCCGGGATGGACTCAGGGAAAAAAATCTCCGCAGTAAAAAGGAAAAGCGGATTACCGGACGTGAGACAGATGAGAAGAAAACAGCCGGACACAGGGAACAGGAGCTGGACTTTGGAAAGGTCAGAAAAACTCATACTGCAGAAGAAACAGTTGAGGGAGTGAAAGAAGGAAAACACAGACTGCAGTCCAGACACGCTTTTCTGGAACAGGAAGAAATTGCGGAAGCGGAGGAAATGGAAAACTCAGAAATGAGTGATGATAAAGCAGGCGGGGAGAAATCTCCGCCTGTTTCACGTTCCAGACTTCGGAAAGATAGTATCCGGGGGCATCCGGAACGGAAATTTGAACGTGATTCTGAAATAACAGAACCGGACAGGCAAAACCGAAAGAAAAAGATGGTCACAGCCTATGCAGCAAAAGAGCAGAAACTCTACCATGAAAAGGCAGAAGTTGATGAAAAATCAATGGAAGACTTTCGGGAAGAGATCAAAAGCAAGACAAAAAGGGAACAGATACGAAAAGAACAGAAGAAATCAAAATCCCGGCTTTCCTTTGAAGATGAAAGCAAAGGTGTGATTCCTGGCAGTGGGATGGCAAAAAGGGGAGCTTCCGCCGTTTCGGAAACGGTATCTGATTATAGTCAGAAAAAGGTCAGAGAAGATACCGATGATAATGCTGCCCTTGATGCGGCAGATCAGATGGAACTTGCAGGAGAAAGTCTTGCAAGAAAGTCTATCTACGTTCGGGAACGATTGAAAGAGAACCGACAGAGAAATAATCGGTTAAAGGAATCTGTTCTGGAAGAAACAGAAAAATTCCGCTTGCAGTTTGGCACCAGTGCTTCCAATGAGGCGAAAAAGGCGGTTCAGAAAGAAGCAGAGCAGAAAAAACAGACTGCCCTAAAGAAATTATTGCAGAAAAAGCGTTACCAGAAGCAGTATCAGGCTGCGAAACAGGGAAAGGCTGTGAAAGACGCAGTGCTTGTAAATGCACAGCGATTTACAGAAAAAGCCAAAGCTGCGGTCAAGGAAATTGTGGCACAGAACAGAAATATCCTCTTGTCCATAGGAGTTCTGGTTCTGCTGTTTGCGTTGATGGTAACAAGTCTGTCAAGCTGTGCTGCGTTATTCCAGGGCAGTTCCAATGCTATTATTTCTACCAGTTATTCCAGTGAGGATGAAGATATTTATGCTGCGGAAAATGCTTATGTGGCATTGGAAAATGCACTGAATGAGCAGATCAATCAGATGAAGGCAAACCATTCCGACTATGATGAGTTCCAGTTCCAGATTGATGAGATCGGACACAACCCGTATCAGCTTATTTCTTATCTGACAGTCAAGTATGGCGGTTTTACCTATGCAGAGGTTGCAGATGAGATTCAGAAGATTTTTAAGGAACAGTATGGCTTATATACGGATTCAACACGGGAAACCGTAACAGAAAAGAAAACGGTCAGAGTTGGAGAATCACTGGGACAGGTTGTAACCAGTGGATATTGTAACTGCCCGATTTGTTGCGGACAGTGGAGTGGAGGCCCGACTGCAAGTGGAGCGTATCCACAGGCGAATCACACGATTGCGGTGGATGCTTCTAATCCATTTGTGCCAATGGGAACTCATGTCATTATGAATGGTGTGGAGTATGTAGTTGAGGATACAGGAAATTTTGCACAGTATGGTGTGCAGTTTGATGTATTCTACGGCGATCACGCTTCTGCGTCAGCACATGGGCATCAGACCTGGGAAGCATACATAGCAGACAGCAATGGAAGTCAGGAAGTGGAAGTAACGACAACAAGAGAAGTGAACCGGCTGGATGTAACACTTACGAACCATAACCTGGATGCAGTTTTAAGAAACCGTATGACAGATAAGGAACAGGAGCAGTATGACGCTTACAACAAATACTATGGAAATCGTGATTATCTGTTTGACCTTAACACAATTCCGACAGGTGGGGCAGGTTTTGGATATGATATTCCGGCAGAAGCACTTTCTGATCCGCAGTTTGCCAAGATGATCCGGGAAGCGGAAAAATATCTTGGTTATCCGTATGTCTGGGGCGGTGCATCGCCATCTACCAGTTTTGACTGCTCTGGTTTTGTATGCTGGGTAATCAATAATTGCGGAAATGGATGGAACGTGGGAAGAACAACAGCGGACGGGCTTCGTTCTTATTGTTCCTATGTATCTCCATCTGATGCAAAGCCGGGAGATCTAATCTTTTTCCAGGGAACTTATGATACGCCGGGAGCGAGCCATGTTGGAATTTATGTAGGAAATAACATGATGATTCATTGTGGAAATCCGATTCAATATACAAGCATTGCAAGTTCTTACTGGCAGCAACATTTTATGGCATTTGGCAGAATTCACTAG
- the srtB gene encoding class B sortase, translating to MQERQDNQLQQELQELMQKREDEPEEDVSGDSLIEVDAGILALHEENPDCIGWLTIDGTQIDYPVMYRPEDKNYYLHRDFNGEYSANGCLFLAEECVPGDSDNLIIYGHHMNSGKMFADLEKYKDEGFYEEHPTILFRTIWGNEQYQIFAAFTTPVYTGNDFDYYSFIKAGTVADYKKFIASVKEKSLYQTGTTAKYRDKLLTLSTCEYSQKNGRMVLVAKKNNGKLS from the coding sequence ATGCAGGAAAGACAGGATAATCAGTTACAGCAGGAACTGCAGGAGCTAATGCAGAAAAGAGAGGATGAACCGGAAGAAGATGTTTCCGGCGATTCTTTGATAGAGGTGGACGCTGGAATTTTGGCATTGCATGAAGAAAATCCGGATTGTATTGGCTGGCTGACCATTGATGGAACGCAAATAGACTATCCGGTCATGTACCGGCCCGAAGATAAAAATTATTATCTGCATCGGGATTTCAATGGGGAATATTCTGCAAATGGATGTTTATTTCTGGCAGAGGAATGTGTACCAGGGGATTCGGACAATCTGATCATATATGGACATCACATGAACAGTGGGAAGATGTTTGCTGACCTTGAGAAATATAAGGACGAAGGATTTTACGAAGAACATCCGACAATCCTGTTCCGCACGATATGGGGAAATGAACAGTATCAGATATTTGCAGCATTTACAACGCCCGTTTATACAGGAAATGATTTTGATTATTACAGTTTTATCAAAGCTGGAACAGTGGCTGATTATAAAAAATTTATTGCTTCCGTTAAGGAAAAATCACTTTATCAAACAGGAACAACAGCAAAATACAGAGATAAGTTACTTACACTGTCTACTTGTGAGTATTCCCAGAAAAATGGGCGTATGGTACTGGTTGCAAAGAAAAATAACGGAAAATTATCATAG
- a CDS encoding VirB4-like conjugal transfer ATPase, CD1110 family: MEKVRNDKEEFSHLDDWWLDEEDSADGLPVFDPDETEDYAKDRQRLTGVPMVTGYEALERHRGVRRPRRKLSRREKHAWKKAQKYELKLHKAHEKEERKLAKQAAKQAAREEKAAQKQAKKAERHKKKTKPPGSVKSSGKKGVAKKISSTNKDSRNKGKNITAQQSIPYREMGKDGICRVEDGYYSKTIRFYDINYQLAQNEDKNAIFENWCDFLNYFDSTIHFQLSFINHHSNMTEYEDVIRIKKQNDSFDDLRMEFAQMLRNQLAKGNNGLIRTKYITFGIEADNIREAKPKLERIETDILNNFKVFGVSAYPLNGAERLQIMYETFNQNVKVPFRFSYDDMLRTGLNTKDYIAPSSFLFKNGKDFQMGDTVGAVSYLQILAPELTDKMLAEFLEMDCNLLVNLHIQSIDQMKAIKLVKSKVTDINRMKIEEQKKAVRSGYDMDIIPSDLNTYGGEAKRLLEDLQSRNERMFLVTVVFLNTAKNKQELENVVFQTAGIAQKYNCALKRLDYQQEQGLMSSLPLGRNWIPIKRALTTTSTAIFVPFTTQELFMGGESIYYGLNALSNNLIMADRKKLKNPNGLILGTPGSGKSFAAKREITNVFIVTKDDIIICDPEGEYFPLVRAFNGQVIRISPTSHDYINPMDININYADDDDPLSLKSDFILSLCELVVGGKNGLEPVEKTIIDRCVRLVYQDYLADPVPEKMPILEDLYNLLRKQEEAESQRLATALEIYVNGSLKVFNHRTNVELNNRLVCFDIKDLGKQLKKLGMLIVQDQVWNRVTVNRSAHKSTRYYIDEFHLLLKEEQTAAYSVEIWKRFRKWGGIPTGITQNVKDLLASREIENIFENSDFILMLNQASGDRQILAKQLNISTHQLSYVTNSGEGEGLIFYGNTIIPFKDRFDNTLMLYALMSSKPEDVEKREKLGIKGRDDS, from the coding sequence GTGGAAAAAGTAAGAAACGATAAAGAAGAATTTTCCCATCTGGATGACTGGTGGTTGGATGAAGAGGATTCTGCTGATGGTTTACCAGTGTTTGATCCGGACGAGACAGAAGATTATGCAAAGGACAGACAGCGTTTGACGGGAGTACCGATGGTTACGGGGTATGAAGCACTGGAGCGACACCGAGGTGTCCGCAGACCAAGACGTAAATTAAGCAGACGGGAAAAACATGCCTGGAAAAAAGCCCAGAAATATGAATTGAAATTACATAAGGCACACGAAAAGGAAGAAAGAAAACTTGCGAAGCAGGCGGCAAAACAGGCTGCTCGTGAAGAAAAGGCGGCACAGAAACAGGCAAAGAAAGCAGAAAGGCATAAAAAAAAGACAAAGCCGCCGGGTTCTGTAAAATCCAGTGGGAAAAAAGGTGTTGCAAAGAAAATATCCAGCACGAATAAAGACAGTAGAAATAAAGGGAAAAACATTACCGCACAGCAGTCCATTCCATACAGGGAAATGGGAAAAGACGGAATCTGTCGTGTGGAAGATGGTTACTATTCTAAAACAATCCGCTTTTATGATATTAACTACCAGTTAGCTCAGAATGAGGATAAAAATGCGATTTTTGAGAACTGGTGTGATTTCCTGAATTATTTTGACAGCACCATCCATTTTCAGTTGTCCTTTATCAATCATCACAGCAACATGACGGAATATGAAGATGTGATCCGTATTAAAAAGCAGAATGACAGTTTTGATGATCTGCGTATGGAGTTTGCCCAGATGCTTAGAAATCAGTTGGCAAAAGGAAATAATGGTCTTATCAGAACCAAGTATATTACGTTTGGGATTGAAGCTGACAATATCCGGGAAGCAAAACCAAAACTGGAACGTATCGAAACAGACATACTCAATAATTTTAAGGTTTTCGGGGTATCTGCATATCCGTTAAATGGTGCGGAGCGTTTGCAGATCATGTATGAAACATTCAACCAGAATGTCAAAGTACCATTCAGATTCAGCTATGATGATATGCTGCGTACCGGGCTGAACACAAAGGATTATATTGCACCATCCAGTTTCCTGTTCAAAAATGGAAAGGATTTTCAGATGGGAGATACCGTCGGAGCAGTATCTTATCTGCAGATTTTGGCACCAGAGCTGACAGATAAAATGCTTGCTGAATTTCTGGAAATGGACTGTAACCTGCTTGTTAATCTGCATATCCAGTCCATCGACCAGATGAAAGCAATCAAGCTGGTAAAGAGTAAGGTTACTGACATTAACCGTATGAAAATTGAGGAACAGAAAAAAGCGGTACGCTCCGGATATGATATGGATATTATCCCGTCTGATCTGAATACATACGGTGGGGAAGCGAAAAGACTTCTGGAAGATTTACAGTCAAGGAATGAGAGAATGTTCCTTGTAACTGTGGTGTTCTTAAATACAGCGAAAAATAAACAGGAGTTGGAAAATGTGGTATTTCAGACAGCAGGCATTGCACAGAAATATAACTGTGCATTGAAAAGACTGGACTATCAGCAGGAACAGGGGCTTATGAGTAGTTTGCCGCTTGGAAGAAACTGGATTCCGATCAAGCGGGCGTTGACTACTACATCAACAGCTATTTTTGTCCCATTTACAACTCAAGAACTGTTTATGGGTGGGGAATCTATCTATTATGGGTTAAATGCGCTGTCTAATAATCTGATCATGGCAGATCGGAAAAAATTGAAGAATCCAAATGGGCTGATACTTGGTACTCCTGGATCTGGTAAATCCTTTGCGGCAAAAAGAGAGATTACTAATGTATTTATTGTCACAAAAGACGACATTATCATCTGCGATCCGGAGGGAGAATATTTTCCACTAGTCCGGGCATTTAACGGGCAGGTTATCCGTATTTCTCCGACCAGTCATGATTACATCAATCCAATGGATATTAACATCAATTATGCGGATGATGACGATCCGCTATCTCTGAAATCAGATTTTATCCTTTCACTTTGTGAACTGGTAGTAGGAGGGAAAAACGGTCTGGAACCAGTGGAAAAAACAATCATTGACCGATGTGTACGTCTGGTATATCAGGACTATCTTGCTGATCCGGTTCCGGAGAAAATGCCAATCCTGGAAGATTTATATAATCTGCTTCGCAAACAGGAAGAGGCAGAGTCGCAGAGGCTGGCAACGGCACTGGAAATCTATGTAAATGGTTCCCTGAAGGTGTTTAATCACCGTACAAATGTAGAGTTGAACAATCGTCTGGTATGTTTCGATATTAAAGACCTTGGTAAACAGCTAAAAAAACTTGGCATGTTGATTGTTCAGGATCAGGTTTGGAACAGGGTAACAGTCAACCGTTCTGCCCATAAATCCACCAGATATTATATTGATGAGTTTCATCTGTTGCTGAAAGAGGAACAGACAGCAGCATACAGTGTGGAAATCTGGAAGAGATTCCGTAAGTGGGGCGGTATCCCGACTGGTATCACACAGAACGTAAAAGATCTGCTTGCTTCAAGGGAAATCGAGAATATCTTTGAAAACTCGGACTTTATCCTGATGCTCAACCAGGCATCCGGGGATCGACAGATTCTGGCAAAACAGCTTAATATTTCAACACACCAGCTTTCCTATGTAACAAACAGTGGAGAGGGAGAAGGGCTGATTTTTTATGGAAATACAATTATTCCATTTAAGGACAGATTCGATAATACCCTTATGCTTTATGCGTTAATGTCATCGAAACCAGAAGATGTAGAGAAGCGTGAAAAACTCGGCATCAAAGGCAGAGACGATAGTTAA
- a CDS encoding PrgI family protein: MAFVSVPKDLTKVKNKIILNLTKRQLICLGIAAAVGLPFYFLSRGLIGSSNAATGMCLLMLPAFLFAMYEKDGLPLEKVLKNVITVKLIRPPVRKYEVENLYEKKRILTKSKGGTVRGKSKKR; encoded by the coding sequence ATGGCTTTTGTATCAGTACCAAAAGATCTGACAAAAGTAAAAAATAAAATTATTCTCAATCTTACAAAACGACAGCTCATCTGCCTTGGTATTGCAGCGGCAGTAGGGCTTCCGTTTTATTTCCTGTCAAGGGGATTGATTGGTTCGAGTAATGCGGCAACCGGAATGTGTCTGTTGATGCTTCCGGCTTTTTTATTTGCCATGTATGAGAAAGATGGACTTCCTTTAGAGAAAGTCCTCAAAAATGTGATTACAGTAAAACTTATCCGTCCTCCGGTACGGAAGTATGAGGTGGAAAACCTCTATGAAAAAAAGAGAATTCTGACAAAATCGAAAGGAGGTACCGTTCGTGGAAAAAGTAAGAAACGATAA
- a CDS encoding VirB6/TrbL-like conjugal transfer protein, CD1112 family encodes MDKIFESIEEWMRNLLTGMVSSNLTNMFTDVNEKTGDIASQVGQTPQGWSGSIFSLIQNLSDSVIVPIAGMIITFVLCYELISMLTEKNNMHDIDTWMFFKYFFKMWVAVWFVSNAFTITMAIFDVGQNVVNRAAGVINQQTAINIDSVITSMETAMESMEIGELIILALETLLASLCLKVISVFITVILYGRMIEIYLYSSIGAIPFATMSNREWGQIGSNYLRGLFALAFQGFFIMVCVGIYSVLVANIQVSDNVHTALLSVMAYTVILCFSLMKTGNFSKSIFNAH; translated from the coding sequence ATGGATAAGATTTTTGAGTCCATAGAAGAATGGATGCGTAACCTCCTTACAGGCATGGTCAGCTCAAACCTGACGAACATGTTTACCGATGTGAATGAAAAAACCGGTGATATTGCAAGTCAGGTTGGGCAAACGCCCCAGGGCTGGAGTGGCAGTATTTTCAGCTTGATCCAAAATCTGTCGGATTCTGTGATCGTACCGATTGCCGGAATGATCATAACCTTTGTGTTGTGCTATGAGCTGATTTCCATGCTCACCGAAAAGAATAACATGCATGATATAGATACATGGATGTTTTTCAAATATTTCTTCAAGATGTGGGTTGCAGTATGGTTCGTAAGCAATGCTTTTACGATCACAATGGCAATTTTTGATGTTGGACAGAATGTAGTGAACCGGGCTGCAGGTGTTATCAACCAGCAGACGGCAATCAATATTGATTCGGTAATCACCTCGATGGAGACAGCAATGGAATCAATGGAAATAGGAGAGCTGATTATACTGGCACTGGAAACGCTTCTGGCGAGTCTGTGCCTAAAGGTTATATCCGTTTTTATAACGGTTATTTTGTATGGCCGTATGATAGAAATTTATCTGTATTCGTCAATCGGTGCAATTCCATTTGCCACTATGAGCAATCGGGAATGGGGACAGATTGGCAGCAATTATTTAAGAGGATTGTTTGCACTGGCATTTCAGGGATTTTTTATTATGGTGTGTGTGGGCATTTACTCTGTATTGGTTGCCAACATACAGGTATCAGACAATGTGCATACAGCGCTGCTCAGTGTAATGGCTTATACAGTAATACTGTGCTTTAGTCTTATGAAAACAGGTAATTTCTCAAAGAGCATCTTTAATGCACACTAA